The DNA window TTGGAGCACGCCCGCCTCGTCGTCCGCGTCTATGACGTGACCGATGTCATCTTCAACGGATACAACGCGCACATGTTTTTCGACCTGGACGTAGGCCGCCTCTCGGGGAACTATTATTTCAAAGTCCCCCAGCCCGCCCGGCACTACCTGGCCGAGGCGGGCTTCTTGGCGCCTGACGGCGGGTTCGGCGCCCTGGCCCGTTCTGCCGTGACCTTTTTCGACCGCGACCGACCCTCGGGGGACTATCAGGTCTCGGGCCTCTTCGGCGGCGGAGCCCTGGACAGGGTCTTTCCCGTAGAGAACGTTTTCGATGCGCCCGTTTATGAGCGGATGAACCGGGAGCTTTCCCGCACGGGCCGTCTTGAGCCCCTGTCGGTCGCCATGGTGCATCTTGGCCTCAACCACGAGGCCGGGCCGGGGAGCCCCGTGGGCGTTTTCATTGACGATGTGGCCCGCAACCTCGGGAAACTGGGTGTGGAAGTGACCCTGTTCACGCCGGTCTTGAAGGAGAAGAAGGGCGAGAAAGGTTCCCTGCTCCGGCGGATACAGGCCCTGTCCCTGTCCACCGTGGGCAAGCTCGGGAAGGCCCACAAGAAAAGGCCTTTTCATCTCGTTCACTGCCACGACTGGTACTCTTCCGTCGTGGGGCTCGCGGCGGCCTCCAAGCTCGGCCTGCCCATGGTCCTCACCCTGCACTCCACCGAGCACGAGCGTGCCCAGGGGAATATGAGCCGGCTCTCGGAGTCCATCCGCCGGCGGGAGGAGAGGGCGGTGGGCAGGGCGTCATGCGTCATCGTTCCCCATTCCTCCACGCTGCATCAGGCCGTCACCCTGTACGGCGCGCCGCCGGAGAAGACGGTGATTATCCCCGATGTGCTGGGACCGGAGCAGGAGGCCGGGCGCGACCCCGGGGAGGTGAAGCGATGGTTCGGCTTGAGGCCCGACGCCTCCATGGTCCTGTTCTGCGGAGAGATGTCCCATGCGGCGGGGGCTGACCTGCTGGTGGAGGCACTGCCCACGGTCTGCCGCAACCACGGCGCCGTCCAGTTCGTCTTTGCCGGGGAGGGGCCTCTGAGGGCGGAGCTGGAGGGCCGGGTCTGGCATGCCGGGCTTGGTCACCGGTGCCGCTTCGTCGGGCACGTGAACCGGGAGACCTTCGAGAACCTTCTGTCCGGCGCGGACTTCGTGGTCATCCCCGCCCGTACGTGGCAGGACGAGGGTGTGGCCCAGGCGGCCACCGCCCAGGGCAGGCCGGTGCTGACCACGCATCAGGCAGGCATTACGTGCGTCGTGCACGGAGAAAACGGCCTGGTGACCTTCGATAACCCGGGCTCCATAGTCTGGGGTATCCAGGAATTGCTGCACAACCCGCTGGGGAGGCGCGGAGAAATGCTCCGGCTGGTTGCCAGGCGGAGGGAGGCGCCCTCGCTGGAGAACGTGGCGGTGCAGCACTACATCTCCTACGAAACCGTCCTGGCCGAGAAGAGGGAACGGACCGGTGCCTAAGGGCTATCTGGCGCTGGTCCTCCATGCCCATCTGCCCTTCGTGCGCCATCCGGAGCACCAGAGCTTCCTCGAGGAGCGCTGGCTCTTCGAGGCGATAACGGAGACCTACATTCCCCTTATCAAGTTCTTCGACAGGCTCGTGGATGAGAACGTCCCCTTCAGGCTCACCCTCTCGGTCTCTCCCTCGCTGCTGGGCATGCTTGAGGACGAGCTTTTGCAGGAGCGGTACGAGCGCCACCTGGAGAGGCTCATAGAGCTGACCGCGAGGGAGCTGGAGCGGACCCGGCATGAACCGCATTTCCATTATCTGGCGGGCATGTACAGGGTGCTCTTCGAGGAAGCCAGGGACATTTTCGCGGTCCGCTACGGGCGGCGGCTCTCCCGGGCGTTCCGGCGGTTCCATGAGCACGGCTCCCTGGAGCTCATCACCACCACGGCCACCCATGCCCTCCTGCCCCTCATCGCCTCTCAGCCCAAACAGGTGGAAGCCCAGGTGGTCACGGGGAAGGAGTACTTCGAAAGCGTTTTCGGTTTTGCTCCCCCGGGCATATGGCTTCCGGAGTGCGGGTTCTTCAGGGGGCTCGACGCCCTTCTCGCCAGAGAGGGGTTCCGGTATTTTTTCGTGGAGTCCCACGGGCTGGAGCAGGCCAGCACGACCCCCCTGTACGGGGTCCATGCGCCTCTGTACACGCCCGCGGGGGTGGCCGCCTTCGGCCGGGACCGGGGCAGCACCAAGCAGGTCTGGTCGGCCCGGGAGGGTTTTCCGGGGGACCCGGTCTACAGGGAGTTCTACCGGGACATCGGGCATGACCTGGATTTCCACTACATCCGTCCCTATATCGCCGGGGACATCCGGGTGGACACCGGCATAAAGTATCACCGGGTTACCGGTCCTACCTCGTGGAAGGAGCCGTACCATCCGGAGGCTGCCAGGGAGCGGGCGGCCCAGCACGCGGGGGTTTTCCTCCACCAGAGGATGTCCCACGTGCAGTACCTGGACTCCGTGATGGAGACCGCGCCCATCGTCACGGCCCCCTTTGACGCCGAGCTTTTCGGCCACTGGTGGTTCGAAGGTCCCCAGTGGCTCAATTTTCTCATCCGAAAGGCCGCCTATGACCAGAACGTCCTCGAGCTGACCACGCCCTCGGCCTATCTGGAGCGGCATCCCGTCCACCAGGTGGGCGCGCCGTGCACCTCGACTTGGGGGCACAAGGGGTACTTCGAGGCCTGGCTAAACGGGAAAACGGACTGGATTTACCCCTACCTTTATGAGTGCGGCCACCGGCTGGAAACCCTTGTGCAGAAGCACGGCAGGGAAGGGGTCTCGCCGCTTCTGGACCGGGCCCTCCGGCAGTGCATGCGGGAGCTGCTCCTGGCGCAGAGCTCCGACTGGCCCTTTATCATCAACAACGGCACGTCCACGGAGTATGCGACCCGCCGGGTGAAGGACCATGTGGCCCGGTTCAACTTCCTGGCGACGGGAATCGAAAAGAGCGCCGTAAACGAGGAGTACCTCATGGCCCTGGAGGAGATGGACAACCTCTTCCCCGAGGTCGACTACCGGTTTTTCCGCTGATGCCTTTCCCTCGAGGCTGAGGGGGCGGGGACCTCCGGCCAAAAAAAGAGAGAGCCCTCAGGGCCCTCTCCGGTTAAGTCCCGCAACGGGCGGGCTATTTTTATTCAGTATATCCTTTTTGCCCCGGGCGCGTCCAGCTCTCTTAGTGGGCGTACGGATGCATGCGGCCTAAACGACCCCGTGGGGGATTTCGTCCAGCATCTGGGCCAGGGTGCGCTCGTAGTCCTCAAAGAGGTTCTGCCGTATCCAGGACTCGGCCTCCGCGAGGAGCTCCTTTTCCCCCTTTGGGTCGGTGAACTTCTTGATAACCGGCGTGGGCTCACCCCCGGAGGTCTCCGCGTAAAGGAGAAAGCCTTCAAAGACGCCCGGCTGGCCGGCCTTTTGCGTAAGGTAGAGCTTGCATCCGTAGGGGCTTTGGCCCCTGGGCATGTAAACATAGAGGAGTACCACGGCTGTTCTCCTTTCAGGGCCCTCCCGGCCTTAAAAGAATAGCGGAAGAGGGCGGCCCTGGCAACGGGCCGGTTTTCTTTCTCCCCTGGTTGCGCTCCGTTGACAACCCCCCGGAACTTCCATTACTATCAGAGTTTCCATGGATTTTCAGGAGATGATATTCCGGCTCGACCGTTTCTGGTCGGAGCGGGGGTGCGTGGTCCTTCAGCCCTACGACACGGAGGTGGGGGCGGGGACTTTCCATCCGGCCACGTTCTTCCGGGTGCTCGGTCCCGAGCCCTGGAGGACCGCCTACGTGCAGCCCTCCCGGAGGCCTACCGACGGGCGCTACGGGGAGAACCCCAACAGGCTTCAGCACTACTACCAGTACCAGGTTATCGTCAAGCCCTCGCCGGCCGATTCCCAGGGGCTGTACCTGGAGAGCCTGAAGGCCCTGGGCGTGGACCCCCTGGAGCACGACATCCGGTTCGTGGAGGACGATTGGGAGTCCCCCACCCTGGGGGCCTGGGGCCTGGGCTGGGAGGTCTGGCTCGACGGGATGGAGATTACCCAGTTCACCTATTTCCAGCAGGTGGGGGGATTCGACCTGAAGCCCGTAAGCCTGGAGCTTACCTACGGCCTGGAGCGCATCGGGATGTACCTGCAGGGCGTGGAGAACGTCTTTCGTCTCCGCTGGAACGGCGATATTACCTACGGCGACATCTTCCACATGAACGAGGTGGAGGGCTCCCGGTATAATTTCGACCTCTCCGACCCCGAGATGCTCATGGAGCGGTTCGTGGCCTACGAGAGGGAGTGCGTCCGGCTGAACGCGGAGGGCCTTGTGGGCCCCGCCTACGATTACTGCCTGAAGTGCTCCCACGTCTTCAACCTCCTGGACGCCAGGGGGGCCATATCCGTCACCGAGCGGACCGCCTTCATCGCGCGGGTCCGCACCATGGCAAAGCTCTGCGCGGAGGCCTACGTGAGGCAGCGGGAGGAGATGGGCTTTCCACTGTTGAGGGGGAAAGATGCCCGATAACCGGCCCGTCCTCCTCGAGATAGGCTCGGAGGAAATCCCCGCGCGCTTTCTCCCGGGCGCCTTGGCCTCCCTGAAGGAGCTTGCCGAAAGGACCTTCGCCGAATACGGCATCGGTCTGAGCGGCGTGCTCTCCTACGCCACCCCGCGGCGGCTGGCCGTCGTTGTGCAGGGCGTCCCGCCCAGGCAGGAAGACCGGGTGCGGGAAGTCTTCGGCCCGCCGGCCAGGGCCGCTTTCGCCGAGGACGGCTCTCCCACCAAGGCCGCCCTGGGTTTCGCGCGCTCCCAGGGTGTGGAGCCTTCGAGCCTCGTGGTCAAGCACAAGGACAAGGGGGAGTACGTGGCCGCGGTCATCGAGGAGAAGGGCAGGGCGGTGCGGGAGCTTTTGCCGGAGGCCTTGAAGCGGATTGTCCTTTCGCTTCATTTTCCCAAGTCCATGCGCTGGGGCCAGGGGACGATGCGGTTTGTCAGGCCCGTGCACTGGCTTCTTGCCCTGTACGGGGAGGACACCGTTTCTTTCGAGATAGACGGTATAAGAAGCGGAAACACCACCCGGGGGCATCGCTTTCTCTCTCCGGGAGAGGTTGCGATAACCCATCCGGACGCCTATCCGGGAACGCTCGAGGAAAACCGTGTGGTGGTGGACCTGCCGGCGCGCATCGAGCGCATCGCTCAGGGGGCCGGGGAGCTTGCCCGGTCCGTGCAGGGCTCGCCGGTCATGGACGAGGAGCTTTTGTCCATCGTGGCCTGCCTCGTGGAGTATCCGTTCCCGGTCGTCGCCGGCTTTGAACGGAAGTACCTGGAGCTTCCCGACGAGCTTCTCGTCGCGGTGATGGAGGGCCACCAGAAGTACTTTCCGGTGGCGGGGCCCGAGGGCTCGCTGCTCAACCATTTCATCGTGGTGAGCAACACCCGGGCCGAGAACGCCGATACGGTGAGGAAGGGAGCGGAGCGGGTCATCAAGGCGCGGTTCGACGACGCCCGCTTCTACTTTGAGGAGGACCGGAAGCGGACCCTTCAGAGCAGGGTGGAAGATCTGAAGCAGGTCACCTTCCATGAGCGCCTGGGCTCGGTGCATCGGAAGACGATGCGGCTGGCCGCCGCGGCTCGGGGGATTGCCGGGCGGCTCTTCCCGGGTAAGGAGGAGCAGGCCGCACGGGCCGCCACGTTGGCGAAGACCGACCTCATCACGGGCGTGGTGCGCGAGTTCCCCGAGCTTCAGGGCGTCATGGGGAGCTATTATGCCGTGCACGACGGCGAGGACGACGAGGTGGCCCGGGCTCTCCGGGAGCAGTACCTGCCTGCTTTCTCGGGCGACCGGGTGCCCGGGACGGAGGTGGGAGTCTGTGTGAGTCTGGCTGACCGGATGGATAACGTGGCCGCCTTTTTCTCCATCGGCATCACGCCCACCGGTTCGGAGGACCCCTTCGCCCTGAGGAGGCAGGCCCTGGGGGTGATAGCCATCCTCACGGAGAGGGGGCTTGACGTCTCCGTCGAGGACCTCCTTGAGCTTTCCCTGCAGGCCCTGGGGCACGTGGAGGACGGCCAGCGGGTGCGCGAGGACGTCCTCAGGTTCTTCGAGCAGAGGATGGAGGCCCTCCTTCAGGGCAAAGGGCACGAGTACGACCTGGTGCAGTCGGTCCTCGGGCTTTCCACCCGGGTCTCCCCGGGAAACCTCTACGGGAGGCTTCACGCCCTTACGGAGGTCCGGAGCGAGCCCTGGTTCGACGATTTCCTCACCGCGGCCAAGCGCGTCCGGAACATCACCGCCCCGGTCGGCGCACTGCCGCCGGTGAGGGAGGCCCTTTTTCAGGCGGACGAGGAGCGCGCCCTCGCGGCGGCTCTGGAAACGGTTTCGGAGCTGGTTCTTGCCGCCACGGGCCGGGGCGACTACCGCTCCGCCCTCCGGGCCCTGGAAGGCCTTGTCGCGCCCATCAATACGTTTTTTGACCGCGTGCTCGTCATGGAGAAGGACGAGAGCCTGAAGCAGAACCGTCTGGCTCTCCTGAGGGGAATCTGGACCCTCCTCAGCACCATAGCCGACGTCTCCCACCTGAAAGAGAGGGCCTGAGGCCGAATATGGGGTCCGTAGCTGAAAATACGGGCGTGGGCCCCTTTGAAAACGGCGGAAGGGCTGATATATAATTATACGTTGTACCGGCGCCAGAGCCAGGGGTGCCGGGATGTTTGTTCCTGGGTAGCTCAGTCGGCAGAGCGGGTGGCTGTTAACCACTTGGTCGGGGGTTCGAGTCCCTCCCCAGGAGCCAGATTATCCGGCGTACGAACCGGGGCCCGATTGGGCAAACCGTACCGGACCTCGACCGTACGCCTTTGAATATATAAATTCCTTTCGGCTCTTCCTTTCTTTGCGCGCAGACGCCTGCCAAAGTAACCCCGGCGCCTTCGATGTCGCCTGCCGGGATGCCTCCGGCCGCTATGGAAGCGGCGGCCCTCTCTGCTGCTCGGTCCTCTGGTCGTTATCCCCCGAACCCTTCCCAGGGAACCCCGAATAAGGGTCGAAGGCATCCCTCGCTTGACAGGGGACGGGGGGAAGATGCTAATGTAAGCAAGCACTAACATATTAAGGAAGGAGCTTTTCGTGAAGCGCAGGCCGGCACGGGACAGGATACTGGAAGCGGCGCTCAAGGTATTTTCGCGAAACGGGTATCTGGGGGCGACGACCCGCGAGATAGCGCGACAGGCCGGGGTGGCCGAACTCACGCTGTTCAGGCATTTCCAGACCAAGGAAGGCCTTTTCGACAGCGTGCTGAAGGAGTCGTCGGTCCTTCCCGCCCTGAAGGAGCTCATGCCGCGGGCCGAGGAGCTCCCGTATCGGGACGCGCTGGCTCTCATCGCGCGGAGCTTTCTCGACCGCCTCGTGGAACGCGCAGACCTTGTGCGCATATTGCACAGCGAGGTGCATCTGTATCCCGAGAAGGTGCGCGAGATACACCGGAGGTTCATGCAGGAGGTCTACGACACGATAACCCGGTATTTCAGGGGCCTGCAGCGAAAGGGCGCACTCGGGGAGTTCGACCCGTACCTTGGGGCGCGCGCATTTCTCGGGATGTTCTTCGCCCATTTTCAGACGCTCAAGTTCCTACCGCCCCGGAGTCTCGGGCGGCTGAACCAGGAAAGGCTCATAAAGGAATACGTCGATATCTTCGTACACGGCACCCTTAGAAACGAGAGGCGATGAGACATGGAAGAGCAGAAACTACCGGGCAATAACCACAGGAAGAAGCGCGCCGCCCTGGCCGTGGCGGCCCTGGCCTTCCTGGCCGGGGGCATAGCCCTCCTGGGCTATTTGCATTACAAGGCATATCACATCTCGACCGATGACGCTTTCATAGACGGCGACGTCTATACCATCACCTCCAGGGTCAGCGGTACCGTCGAGTCCGTCCCGGTCGACGACAACCAGCGCGTCAAAGAGGGCGATGTCCTTGTGGAGCTTGACCCAAGGGACTATGCATTGGGCGTCCAGCAGGCGGAAGCCGCGCTCAGGTCCTCCAGGGCCAAGCTCAAGGAACTCCAGGCCAAGGTGCAGGTCGCACGCCTGACCCTCAAGGAGGCCGAGGGCGCGAAGGAGGCGGCACGCGCCGATCGGGAGCTGAAACAGGCAACCCTTCGGAAGGCGGAGCAGGACCTGCGGAGGGCGGAAGCGCTGTTGAAGGAGGAGGTTCTGCCGAGGGAAAGGTATGACAGCGCCGTGACGGCGTGCGACGTCGCGCGCGCGGACGTTACGGCGGCTTCGGAGAGGCTGCGCCAGGCCGGAGCAGCCCTGGACGCCAAGCGTGCCGTGGTCGCGCAGGCCGCCTCGGAGGTCGAATCGCAACACTCCAAGATTGCGGAGCAGGCCGTGGCGCTGGCGGCCGCCCGCCTTTCGCTGAGCTATACGACCATAACCGCCCCCGCCTCGGGCTACGTAACCCGAAGCGGGGTAGAGAAGGGCAACCGGGTCAGCGCGGGCCAGCCTCTGATGGCGGTGGTGGACCTGGACAACGTCTGGATAACCGCCAATTACAAGGAGACCCAGGTGGGCAAGATGAAGCCGGGGCAGTCCGTGGTGTTCGAGGTGGACGCCTGGCCGGACGTCCAGTTCAAAGGCACCGTGCAGAGCATCATGGCGGGCTCCGGGTCCGCCTTCTCCGTCTTTCCCCCCGAGAACGCCACGGGCAATTACGTGAAGGTCGTGCAGCGCATCCCCGTGAAGATAATGCCGGAGAAGGGTGCGTTCCGCGAGCATACGCCCCGCGTCGGCATGTCGGTAGTGCCGGTGGTCAACGTGCGATAGGGTGGACCCCGGGATATCCGCAATGAGGACGGACGATGGCTGACGGACAGACGGAAACGGGGGCGGCCCGGCCCGGTGGGCCCGAGGACGAGGGGGTATCCTCTTTCAGCAAGTGGATAGTGGCCCTGACGGTCATGCTCCCGACGCTCATCGAGATAATAGACACCTCCGTCGTCAACGTCTCTCTCGACCACATCCGAGGCGCCCTTTCGGCGGGCATAGACGAGGCCACCTGGACGATAACCGCCTATCTGGTCTCCAACGCCATGGTCATACCCATGTCGGGCTGGTTGAGCCGCCTTTTGGGCCGGAAGCGCTACCAGCTGGGCTCCATCGGCATATTCACGCTGGGCTCCTTCATGTGCGGGTCGGCCTGGAGCCTCCAGAGCCTGATATTCTTCCGCGTCTTGCAGGGCCTGGGAGGCGGCGGGCTGGTGCCGGTAAGCCAGTCCATACTGCTTGAGGCCTTCCCCAAAAAGCAGCACGGAACAGCCATGGCGCTTTTCGGGATGGGGGCGATGTTCGGCCCCATAGCCGGGCCCTTGCTCGGAGGCTGGATAACGGACAACTGGAGCTGGCGATGGATATTCTATGTAAACATCCCTATCGGCATCCTCTCGATTGTCATGAACGGCATCGTCATAAAGGACCCGCCGTACATGAAGCGGCAGAGGATGAAGATAGACTACGTGGGGCTTCTGCTGCTGGCCATAGGGCTGGGCTCGCTGCAGTACGTGCTGGACAAGGGGCAGAACGAAGACTGGTTCGGCTCTTCGCTCATCGTGGCCCTGAGCATCGTCTCGTTCGTGGCGATTACGTTCCTGGTGATAAACGAGCTTTACGTGGAGCACCCCATAATCAACCTCAGGCTCTTCAAGAGAAGGACCTTCCTGAGCGGCAACCTTATCATGTTTTTCGTCTTCTTCAACCTGTTCGGAAGCATCGTGCTCCTGCCGATATTCCTGCAGACGTTGATGGGCTACACGTCGTTCTACGCGGGGCTGGTGCTGGGGCCGGGGGGCGTCGTCACGCTCATGGCCATGCCCCTGGCCGGGGTGCTCATACAGAGGACGAGCCCCAAGCGGGTGCTCGCGGCAGGGATAATACTCTGCTCGTATACCACCTTCATGATGTCCCAGTTCAACCTCCAGACGGACTTCTGGAGCTTCGTCTGGCCGCGCATGACCCTGGGGCTGGGGATGGGCCTGACGTTCATCCCGCTTACCACGACCACGCTCTCGCCGGTGCCCAAGGAGAACATGGGCGAGGCCACCTCGCTGTATAACCTGCTGAGGAACATGGGCGGGAGCGTCGGCATAGCGTTCACCTCCACGATGGTCGCCCGAAGGACCCAGCTTCATCAGAGCAGGCTCGGGGACAACCTCAGTCCCTTTGATGTGCCTTACCGGATTGCACACGACAAGATAGCGGCAGGACTTGCCGCAAAGGGCCTGGACCCCGGAGCGGCGGGCCACGTCATGTACGGAGAGCTCGTCAAGCAGGCCTCGACCCTCGCCTTCAACGACGCCTTTCTGCTGATATCGGTCATGATGCTGTGCACGCTTGTTCTCGTGCCGCTGATGCGCCGCCCGCCGGTCGGACGGGGTGCGCCCCCGGGGGGGCATTAGGCGGCGTACCTTACGCGGGCTGTCTCGAAAGGGCCCCCGGGGCTTATGCGGGTGTTTAGCGGACCGCGGCCTCGGGCTTCATTTTTCAACGGGGCCGGGAGGACCGAGGGGGACGGCCCTCCCGGGAATGGGGACGCGCCCCTCAGTATGCCTCCGTGTCCTTCAAGACGTCCTCGGCGCTCACCTTCCGACGGAATATCCTGTACATCCATATCTGATAGGCGACCACGATGGGCACGAAGATGACAGCCACCACCGTCATGACCTTGAGGGTATAGCCGCTGGACGAGGAGTTGAAGGCCGTAAGGCTGTAGGCCGGGTCGATGCTTGAAGGGATGAGGTTCGGGTAAAGGCCCACAAGCCCGGTGAAGACCACGGCCAGAATCGTCGCACCGGAGGCGAAGAAGGCGGCCAGATGGCGCCCCATCGATGTGAAGACCTTTATGGCAAGAAGCGAGAGGACGGCCACCAGGGGAACGACGAACCAGGCGGGGCCGGCCAGGTAGTTTGCGTAGAGGTCGGTGGCAAACGCCGTTGCGCCGAGAAAGACTACGGCCACGCCGAGAAGCACGTACCATCCCTTTGCCGCTACCTTTTGGGCCCGCTCACTGACGGGGCCGGCGGTCTTCACCGACAGCCAGAGGGCGCCGTGCTCGACGAAAAGGGCGAGGAAAAGGGCACCCGTCAAAAGCCCGTAAGGGTTCAGGAGAGTCAGGAGGGTGCCGTGGTAGCCCTCGGCATCCATGGGCAGGCCCCGAAAGATGTTGCCGAAGGCCACGCCGAAAAGGAGCGCCGGAAGAAAGCTTCCAAGGAATATCGCCGCGTCCCATCCCCTGCGCCAGCCTGCGCTTTCGGCCTTGCCCCGGAACTCGAAGGCGACGCCCCGGAAGATGAGGGCCAGGAGAATGAGAAAGAGCGCGGAGTACAGGTAACTGAACATGAGGGCATAGGTCGTGGGAAATGCCGCGAAGGTCGCTCCCCCTGCGGTGACGAGCCAGACTTCGTTTCCGTCCCAGAACGAGCCGATGCTGTTGATGACCACGCGGCGCTCGGCATCGTTTCGTGCGACGAAGCGCTGAAGCATTCCGGCGCCGAAGTCGTAGCCGTCCAGGGCAAAGTACGCGGCCCAGAGAACGCCCCAGAGGATGAACCATATGATCTGAAATTCCATCTTATGCCTCCTGAGTTGTCTGTGGGGCGAAGCCCTCGGTGCCGCCCTCGGGTCCCTTCCGGGCGTACTTGGCCAGCAGAGAGACGTCCAGCGCGCCGAGGAGGCCGTATACCAGAGTAAAGCCCGCGAGGGAGAAAGCCACCTGCGAGGACGCCACCGAGGCCGACACGCCGTCGGAGGTCCTCAAAAGCCCGTAGACGACCCAGGGCTGCCTGCCCATCTCGGCCACTATCCAGCCCAGCTCTGATGCCAGGTAGGGAAGGGGCAAGGCGTAGAGCATCACCCTGAGAAGGGTTCGCCTGGACTCAAGCCCCTCCCGCCGGGAGTAGATGAACGCAAAAAGGGTAAGGGCGATGAACAGCAGCCCCAGCCCGAGCATGCCCCTGAAGCTCAGAAAGACCGGCAGAACGGGAGGGCGGTCCGCTGGAGGAAACGCCTTGAGCCCGAGGACCTTCGCGTTGGGGTCCCGATAGGCTAGAAAGCTCACGAGCTTGGGTAT is part of the Nitrospirota bacterium genome and encodes:
- the cydB gene encoding cytochrome d ubiquinol oxidase subunit II, with translation MEFQIIWFILWGVLWAAYFALDGYDFGAGMLQRFVARNDAERRVVINSIGSFWDGNEVWLVTAGGATFAAFPTTYALMFSYLYSALFLILLALIFRGVAFEFRGKAESAGWRRGWDAAIFLGSFLPALLFGVAFGNIFRGLPMDAEGYHGTLLTLLNPYGLLTGALFLALFVEHGALWLSVKTAGPVSERAQKVAAKGWYVLLGVAVVFLGATAFATDLYANYLAGPAWFVVPLVAVLSLLAIKVFTSMGRHLAAFFASGATILAVVFTGLVGLYPNLIPSSIDPAYSLTAFNSSSSGYTLKVMTVVAVIFVPIVVAYQIWMYRIFRRKVSAEDVLKDTEAY